From the genome of Pseudomonas putida:
CATGGGCGAGCGCTACAACGGCCGCATTACCCGCGCCGACCTGCGCGAGCCGACGCCCTACAACACCTACACCATGGCCGGCCTGCCGCCGACGCCGATCGCCATGGTCGGCCGGGAGGCGATCCATGCGGCGCTCAATCCGGCCGACGGCACCAGCCTGTATTTCGTTGCCCGTGGTGACGGGAGCCACGTGTTCTCCGACGATCTGGACGACCACAACTCGGCAGTGCGCGAGTTCCAGCTCAAGCGTCGTGCCGATTACCGTTCGAGCCCAGCGCCCAAGGCTGCGCCAGGCGAAACGCCTGGCACCGAGGGTGCGCCTGCGGCCACTGATGCGCCTGCGGCGAACGAGCAGCCCGGAGCGGATGCGGCTCCCGACCAGGCTCCCGTACCGAGCGAACAGCCCGCGCCGACCGAGCCCAGTGTGCCGGCTCCGGCCGCCGAACCCGCGCCGGCCGACGCGCCAGCGCCTGACGAACAACATTAAGGACTGCCTGTGAGCGGCTTGTTTATCACCCTGGAAGGCCCCGAAGGCGCGGGCAAGAGCACCAATCGCGATTACCTCGCCGCACGCCTGCGCGAGCAGGGGCTGGACCTGGTGCTGACCCGTGAGCCCGGCGGCACGCCGCTGGCCGAGCACATCCGCGAACTGCTGCTCGCCCCGAGCGAGGAGACCATGGCCGCCGACACCGAGCTGTTGCTGGTGTTCGCCGCCCGTGCCCAGCACCTGGCCGAAGTCATCCGCCCGGCGCTGGCCCGTGGCGCGGTGGTGCTCTGCGATCGTTTCACCGATGCTACCTATGCCTACCAGGGCGGTGGCCGTGGCCTGTCGGTCGAGCGCATCGCCACCCTGGAGCGATTCGTCCAGGGCGACCTGCGCCCCGACCTGACTTTGGTCTTCGACTTGCCGGTGGAAGTCGGCCTGGCCCGGGCTGCTGCCCGAGGCCGCCTGGACCGTTTCGAGCAGGAAGGCCGGGGGTTCTTCGAGTCCGTCCGGCAGGCCTACCTGCAACGTGCGCAGCGCGAGCCGCAGCGTTACACGTTGCTCGACGCTGCACAGCCGTTGGAGGCCGTGCAGCGTTCGATCGATGCCCTGCTGCCAGCCATCGTGGACCGCTGCCGTGGCTGACAGCTACCCCTGGCAGCAAGCGCTCTGGCAGCAATTGGCCGGCCGCGCCCAGCATGCCCAT
Proteins encoded in this window:
- the tmk gene encoding dTMP kinase, giving the protein MSGLFITLEGPEGAGKSTNRDYLAARLREQGLDLVLTREPGGTPLAEHIRELLLAPSEETMAADTELLLVFAARAQHLAEVIRPALARGAVVLCDRFTDATYAYQGGGRGLSVERIATLERFVQGDLRPDLTLVFDLPVEVGLARAAARGRLDRFEQEGRGFFESVRQAYLQRAQREPQRYTLLDAAQPLEAVQRSIDALLPAIVDRCRG